The Mycobacterium seoulense genome has a window encoding:
- the purT gene encoding formate-dependent phosphoribosylglycinamide formyltransferase, with product MTDGPTEGQDDRTTALAVPPHAPADEADARPRVVVLGSGELSRELAIALGRLGARVIAVGERADGVADQSLVVPMTDAEELTKAVRGLHPDVVVTATDAVAPRALEGLEDGNAQLVPSARAVRLAADREGLRRLAADELGLPTAPFWFVGSIGELEAVGAHAGYPLLVKPVLAAAGWGQSVASGPDDIGPAWQRATGGQGDQHRVLAETVVEVEVYVTLLAVRSDGAGGPAIEFCSPIGHRGGHADALESWQPQQMSAAAMDAAKSIAARIVNALGGRGVFGVELMINGDEVYFADVTPFPADSAWATVRSQRLSAFELQARTSLGLPVDTMMISPGAAHRVERADAPAAALSRALSVPESDLRPVGRGFQALATAPEVAAARDRAREVASRLTRQPRYDSRS from the coding sequence GTGACTGACGGCCCGACCGAAGGACAAGACGACAGGACCACCGCGCTCGCCGTGCCCCCGCACGCGCCGGCGGACGAAGCCGACGCCCGGCCGCGGGTGGTGGTGCTGGGCTCCGGAGAGCTCAGCCGCGAACTGGCGATCGCCCTGGGGCGCCTCGGTGCGCGGGTCATCGCGGTCGGTGAGCGCGCGGACGGGGTGGCCGATCAGTCGCTGGTGGTCCCGATGACCGACGCCGAGGAGCTGACGAAGGCGGTGCGGGGGCTGCACCCGGACGTCGTCGTGACCGCCACCGACGCCGTCGCGCCCCGGGCGCTCGAGGGACTCGAGGACGGAAACGCCCAGCTGGTGCCCAGCGCTCGCGCCGTGCGGCTCGCCGCCGACCGGGAGGGCCTGCGCCGGCTGGCCGCCGACGAGCTGGGGCTGCCCACGGCGCCGTTCTGGTTCGTCGGCTCCATCGGCGAACTCGAGGCGGTCGGCGCCCACGCCGGTTACCCGTTGCTGGTGAAGCCCGTGCTCGCGGCCGCCGGGTGGGGGCAGTCGGTGGCCTCGGGGCCCGACGACATCGGGCCGGCCTGGCAGCGCGCGACGGGAGGCCAGGGGGACCAGCACCGCGTGCTGGCCGAAACCGTGGTGGAGGTCGAGGTTTACGTCACCCTGCTGGCCGTCCGCAGCGACGGCGCCGGTGGGCCGGCGATCGAATTCTGCTCGCCCATCGGCCATCGCGGTGGCCACGCCGACGCGCTGGAATCGTGGCAACCCCAGCAGATGAGCGCGGCGGCGATGGATGCCGCCAAATCGATTGCGGCGCGGATCGTCAACGCGCTCGGCGGGCGCGGCGTCTTCGGTGTCGAGTTGATGATCAACGGCGACGAGGTGTACTTCGCCGACGTCACGCCCTTCCCCGCCGACAGCGCCTGGGCGACGGTGCGCAGCCAGCGGCTCTCGGCGTTCGAGCTGCAGGCCCGCACCAGTCTGGGCCTGCCGGTGGACACCATGATGATTTCCCCGGGCGCGGCCCACCGGGTGGAGCGCGCCGACGCGCCGGCCGCCGCGCTCAGCCGGGCGCTGAGCGTTCCGGAGAGCGACCTTCGCCCCGTCGGGCGGGGCTTCCAGGCGTTGGCGACGGCGCCGGAGGTGGCGGCGGCGCGCGACCGCGCCCGTGAGGTGGCCAGCCGGCTGACCCGACAACCTCGTTACGATTCGAGGTCATGA
- a CDS encoding rhodanese-like domain-containing protein: protein MSTQRPGSYAGDITPQQAWQLLSDNPDAVLVDVRTDDEWRFIGVPDLSSLGREVVFIEWNTSDGRHNPNFTDELRDRVPDADAERPVVFLCRSGNRSIGAAEAATRAGITPAYNVLDGFEGHANPAGHRGESGWRAIGLPWKQL, encoded by the coding sequence ATGAGCACACAGCGCCCGGGATCCTACGCCGGAGACATCACGCCCCAGCAGGCATGGCAGCTGCTCAGCGACAATCCCGACGCTGTGCTGGTCGACGTGCGCACCGACGACGAATGGCGGTTTATCGGCGTGCCCGACCTGTCCAGCCTGGGCCGCGAGGTGGTGTTCATCGAGTGGAACACCTCCGACGGCAGGCACAACCCCAACTTCACCGACGAGCTGCGCGACCGCGTGCCCGACGCCGACGCCGAGCGGCCGGTGGTCTTCCTGTGTCGCTCGGGCAACCGGTCCATCGGCGCCGCCGAGGCCGCCACCCGGGCCGGCATCACCCCGGCCTACAACGTGCTGGACGGGTTCGAAGGCCACGCGAACCCCGCCGGGCATCGCGGCGAATCGGGCTGGCGCGCCATCGGATTGCCCTGGAAGCAGCTGTGA
- a CDS encoding O-succinylhomoserine sulfhydrylase: MTSPPGDSVRVPKALPDGVGQATLGVRGGLLRSGFDETAEAMFLTSGYVYESAAVAEKSFTGELDHFVYSRYGNPTVTMFEERLRLIEGAPAAFATASGMAAVFTSLGALLAAGDRLVAARSLFGSCFVVCNEILPRWGVETVFVDGDDLAQWEEALSVPTAAVFFETPSNPMQSLVDITAVVELAHAAGAKVVLDNVFATPLLQQGIPLGVDVVVYSGTKHIDGQGRVLGGAILGDKEYIDGPVQKLMRHTGPAMSAFNAWVLVKGLETLAVRVEYSNSSAHRIAEFLETHPAVSWVRYPYLPSHPQYDLAKRQMSGGGTVITFALDCPDDKAKQRAFEMLDRLRLIDISNNLGDAKSLVTHPATTTHRAMGPEGRAAIGLGDGVVRISVGLEGTDDLIADIDQALR, translated from the coding sequence GTGACCTCCCCGCCGGGGGACTCCGTCCGCGTGCCCAAGGCGCTGCCCGACGGCGTCGGCCAGGCCACCCTCGGCGTGCGCGGCGGGCTGCTGCGCTCGGGGTTCGACGAGACCGCCGAGGCGATGTTCCTGACGTCCGGCTACGTCTACGAGTCGGCGGCGGTCGCCGAGAAGTCGTTCACCGGCGAGCTGGACCACTTCGTGTACTCGCGCTACGGCAACCCGACCGTGACGATGTTCGAGGAGCGGTTGCGCCTCATCGAGGGCGCGCCGGCGGCGTTCGCCACCGCGAGCGGCATGGCGGCGGTGTTCACCTCGCTGGGCGCGCTGCTGGCCGCCGGGGACCGGCTGGTGGCCGCGCGCAGCCTGTTCGGGTCGTGTTTCGTGGTGTGCAACGAGATCCTGCCGCGCTGGGGCGTCGAGACCGTCTTCGTCGACGGCGACGACCTGGCGCAGTGGGAGGAGGCGCTGTCCGTCCCCACCGCGGCGGTCTTCTTCGAGACGCCGTCCAACCCGATGCAGTCGCTGGTCGACATCACCGCGGTGGTCGAGCTCGCGCACGCGGCGGGGGCAAAAGTGGTGCTGGACAACGTCTTCGCCACGCCGCTGCTGCAGCAGGGCATTCCGCTCGGGGTGGACGTGGTGGTGTACTCGGGCACCAAGCACATCGACGGCCAGGGCCGGGTGCTGGGCGGCGCCATCCTCGGGGACAAGGAGTACATCGACGGTCCGGTGCAGAAGCTGATGCGGCACACCGGACCGGCCATGAGCGCGTTCAACGCCTGGGTGTTGGTGAAAGGCCTTGAGACGCTGGCCGTCCGGGTCGAGTACAGCAATTCATCGGCGCACCGGATCGCGGAATTCCTGGAGACCCATCCGGCGGTGAGCTGGGTGCGCTACCCGTATCTGCCCTCGCACCCGCAGTACGACCTGGCCAAGCGGCAGATGTCCGGCGGCGGGACGGTCATCACCTTCGCCCTCGATTGCCCCGACGACAAGGCCAAGCAGCGGGCCTTCGAGATGCTGGACAGGCTGCGGCTGATCGACATCTCCAACAACCTGGGCGACGCCAAATCCCTTGTCACCCATCCGGCGACCACGACCCACCGGGCGATGGGCCCGGAGGGCCGCGCGGCGATCGGGCTGGGGGACGGCGTGGTCCGGATCTCCGTCGGGCTGGAGGGGACCGACGACCTGATCGCCGACATCGACCAGGCGCTGCGCTAG
- a CDS encoding NAD(P)/FAD-dependent oxidoreductase encodes MSRHRVVIIGSGFGGLNAAKALKRADVDVTLISKTTSHLFQPLLYQVATGILSEGDIAPTTRLILRRQKNVRVLWGEVSEIDLTAKTVTSHLMGMQTVTPFDSLIVAAGAQQSYFGNDEYAAFAPGMKSVDDALELRARILGAFEAAEVATDPAERQRRLTFVVVGAGPTGVELAGEIVQLAERTLAGAFRTITPSECRVILLDAAPAVLPPMGENLGLKAKRRLEKMDVEIQLNAMVTAVDYMGITVKEKDGGERRIECACKVWAAGVQASELGRMVAEQSDGTETDRAGRVIVEPDLTVKGHPYVFVVGDLMSVPGVPGMAQGAIQGAHYVTKLIKQAVKGQDDPAARKPFKYFDKGSMALISRYSAVAKVGKLEFGGFIAWLAWLLLHLYYLIGHRNRIAAMFAWGISFLGRTRGQMAITSQMMYARPVVDWVERQAQEGTLAAAERIEAAEKQAG; translated from the coding sequence ATGTCGCGTCATCGCGTCGTCATCATCGGAAGCGGATTCGGTGGCCTGAACGCGGCCAAGGCCCTCAAACGGGCGGACGTCGACGTCACCCTGATCTCGAAGACCACGAGCCACCTGTTCCAGCCACTCCTGTACCAGGTGGCCACCGGCATCCTCTCGGAAGGCGACATCGCCCCGACCACCCGGCTGATCCTGCGCCGGCAGAAGAACGTCCGGGTCCTGTGGGGCGAGGTCAGCGAGATCGACCTGACCGCCAAGACCGTCACGTCGCACCTGATGGGCATGCAGACGGTGACGCCGTTCGACAGCCTCATCGTGGCCGCGGGCGCGCAGCAGTCCTACTTCGGCAACGACGAGTACGCGGCCTTCGCGCCCGGCATGAAGAGCGTCGACGACGCCCTCGAGCTGCGGGCCCGCATCCTGGGCGCGTTCGAGGCCGCCGAGGTCGCCACCGACCCGGCCGAGCGGCAGCGCCGCCTGACGTTCGTGGTGGTCGGCGCCGGGCCGACCGGAGTCGAGCTGGCCGGCGAGATCGTCCAGCTGGCCGAGCGCACCCTGGCCGGGGCGTTCCGGACCATCACGCCCAGCGAATGCCGGGTCATCCTGCTCGACGCCGCGCCGGCGGTGTTGCCGCCGATGGGCGAGAACCTGGGCCTCAAGGCGAAACGCCGGCTGGAGAAGATGGACGTCGAGATCCAGCTCAACGCCATGGTGACCGCGGTGGACTACATGGGCATCACGGTCAAGGAGAAGGACGGCGGCGAGCGGCGCATCGAATGCGCGTGCAAGGTGTGGGCCGCGGGGGTGCAGGCCAGCGAGCTGGGCAGGATGGTCGCCGAGCAGTCCGACGGAACCGAGACCGACCGCGCCGGGCGGGTGATCGTCGAGCCCGACCTCACCGTCAAGGGGCATCCGTACGTGTTCGTCGTCGGCGACCTGATGTCGGTGCCCGGCGTCCCCGGGATGGCCCAGGGTGCGATCCAGGGGGCGCATTACGTCACGAAGCTGATCAAGCAGGCGGTGAAGGGCCAGGACGACCCGGCCGCCCGCAAGCCGTTCAAGTACTTCGACAAGGGCAGCATGGCGCTCATCTCCCGGTACAGCGCCGTCGCCAAGGTCGGCAAGCTGGAGTTCGGCGGCTTCATCGCCTGGCTGGCGTGGCTGCTGCTGCACCTGTACTACCTGATCGGCCACCGCAACCGCATCGCCGCCATGTTCGCCTGGGGCATCTCCTTCCTGGGCCGCACCCGCGGCCAGATGGCCATCACCAGCCAGATGATGTACGCGCGGCCGGTGGTGGACTGGGTGGAACGGCAAGCGCAGGAGGGAACGCTGGCGGCCGCCGAACGCATCGAAGCGGCCGAGAAGCAAGCCGGCTAG